In one window of Nakamurella sp. PAMC28650 DNA:
- a CDS encoding DMT family transporter: MKAEPRRAPLSDRIPAPAMFLASGFTQYYGAAFAVGLFSVVPAAALAWWRIAAAAVVLLIWRRPWRVRWTRRSLGAAALFGVVLATMNVTFYLAISHLPLGTSVAIEFLRPVGVAAFGGRGWRERLAIVLAAAGVVALAGVSLQGGWTHSAVVGLVAIFACAGTWAAYILLGRRIATGGDGISSLAVAMTSGAIIYCPLAFGATAIVVTHPLRLLAVIGIAVCSSVIPYAIEQLILRRVTAARFAILVALLPVTATVIDAIALRQIPGLLDLAGMLAICGAIVLSAQKTGKNVGAEVAVETA; the protein is encoded by the coding sequence GTGAAAGCAGAGCCGCGCCGAGCACCGTTGTCCGACCGGATCCCGGCGCCGGCGATGTTCCTGGCCTCCGGGTTCACCCAGTACTACGGTGCGGCCTTCGCGGTGGGGTTGTTCAGCGTCGTTCCTGCAGCGGCGCTCGCCTGGTGGCGCATCGCCGCTGCCGCCGTGGTGCTGCTCATCTGGCGCCGCCCCTGGCGAGTCCGCTGGACCCGTCGGTCGCTGGGTGCTGCTGCACTGTTCGGCGTCGTGCTCGCGACGATGAACGTCACCTTCTACCTGGCGATCTCGCACCTGCCGCTCGGCACGTCGGTGGCCATCGAGTTCCTCCGCCCGGTCGGTGTCGCCGCGTTCGGCGGACGCGGTTGGCGCGAGCGGCTGGCCATCGTGCTGGCCGCCGCCGGGGTGGTGGCGCTGGCCGGCGTCAGCCTTCAGGGTGGATGGACCCACAGCGCCGTCGTCGGGCTGGTGGCGATCTTCGCCTGCGCGGGGACCTGGGCCGCCTACATCCTGCTGGGCCGCCGGATCGCCACCGGCGGTGACGGGATCTCCTCGCTGGCGGTGGCCATGACCTCCGGTGCGATCATCTACTGCCCGTTGGCCTTCGGCGCCACCGCGATCGTCGTGACGCACCCGCTGCGACTGCTCGCGGTGATCGGCATCGCCGTCTGCTCGTCGGTCATCCCGTATGCGATCGAGCAGCTGATCCTGCGTCGGGTGACGGCGGCGAGGTTCGCCATCCTGGTCGCGCTGCTGCCCGTGACGGCCACCGTCATCGACGCGATCGCGCTGCGCCAGATTCCCGGGCTGCTCGACCTGGCCGGGATGCTGGCCATCTGCGGGGCCATCGTGCTGTCGGCCCAGAAGACCGGGAAGAACGTGGGGGCCGAAGTGGCGGTGGAGACCGCCTGA
- a CDS encoding MMPL family transporter, with protein sequence MATLLYRLGAFAVRRRWLVLLVWVLLLVGVGGAGIAFKGVMTDSFSIPGTQAQNALTHLNAQIPAAGGASGRIVFAAPSGHTLAEAPYQKAISNVLSGTKGLDKVGVIIPPTAGRSISPTGDVGYAQVQFAGQITEIPVATQNTIASLASANKVDGLRIELGGGAVKQAPSIGSTEGIGVIVALVVLLITFGSVVAAGMTMLTALIGVATGLSGILWVSGFVQMSTTAPILALMIGLAVGIDYALFIVSRHRAQAKAGMKIEESIARATGTAGSAVVFAGLTVLIALAGLSVVGIPFLTVMGLAAAATVLIAVLIAVTLVPALLGFSGDKVLKRSDRAAAAGLRQADIDQHAVVDHAQNPNRWIRMVTRRPALVLFVTVIGMGIIALPTTKLHLALPDDGAGKVGSTKRDAYDLLAGSFGPGFNGPLIVTVSAPPAKLKAAMTQVAADLNALPEKPHAAPAAVSADGTLGVVQVIPATGPSNVATQNLVNDLRSRAAGWEAATGSKVAVTGQTAIQIDVSEKLSSALPIYLLIVVGLALILLLLIFRSIVVPIKAAVGFLLSVGVSFGAVVAVYQWGWLGAIFGTGTASSPSIISFLPILLIGVLFGLAMDYQVFMVSGMREAYVHGADAKRAVVSGFNAGSRVVTAAAIIMTSVFSGFILAPDTIIASIGFALGVGVLADAFLVRMTIVPAVMTLLGKTAWYIPRWLDKVLPRVDIEGEKLLEKLRAEAAAESAEPAALASR encoded by the coding sequence ATGGCCACACTGCTCTATCGCCTCGGTGCGTTTGCGGTCCGACGGCGTTGGCTGGTGCTGCTCGTCTGGGTGCTGCTGCTGGTCGGCGTCGGCGGCGCGGGAATCGCGTTCAAGGGCGTGATGACAGATTCCTTCTCCATTCCCGGGACGCAGGCGCAGAACGCGCTCACCCACCTGAACGCCCAGATCCCGGCGGCCGGCGGAGCATCCGGACGGATCGTGTTCGCGGCCCCCTCCGGGCACACTCTGGCCGAAGCGCCGTACCAGAAGGCGATCTCGAACGTGCTGAGTGGCACCAAGGGCTTGGACAAGGTCGGCGTGATCATTCCGCCGACGGCGGGTAGGAGCATCTCGCCGACCGGTGACGTCGGTTACGCGCAGGTGCAGTTCGCCGGGCAGATCACCGAGATCCCGGTCGCCACCCAGAACACCATCGCCTCGCTCGCCTCGGCGAACAAGGTCGACGGGCTGCGGATCGAACTGGGCGGCGGCGCGGTCAAGCAGGCACCGTCGATCGGTTCGACCGAAGGCATCGGGGTGATCGTGGCGTTGGTCGTGCTGTTGATCACGTTCGGCTCGGTGGTGGCGGCCGGGATGACGATGTTGACCGCGCTCATCGGCGTCGCCACGGGCCTGTCCGGCATTCTGTGGGTCTCCGGATTCGTCCAGATGTCCACGACAGCCCCAATTCTGGCTCTGATGATCGGGCTCGCCGTCGGTATCGACTACGCCCTGTTCATCGTCTCGCGACATCGGGCGCAGGCCAAGGCGGGCATGAAGATAGAGGAGTCGATCGCCAGAGCCACCGGGACCGCAGGGTCGGCCGTCGTCTTCGCCGGGCTGACGGTGCTGATCGCGCTGGCCGGCCTGTCGGTGGTCGGCATTCCGTTCCTGACGGTGATGGGGCTGGCTGCCGCGGCCACCGTGTTGATCGCGGTGTTGATCGCAGTCACGCTGGTCCCGGCGCTCCTTGGCTTCTCCGGCGACAAGGTCCTCAAGCGTTCGGATCGTGCCGCTGCTGCCGGTCTGCGCCAGGCGGACATCGATCAGCATGCGGTCGTCGACCACGCGCAGAATCCGAATCGGTGGATCCGGATGGTCACCCGCCGGCCGGCCCTCGTGCTGTTCGTGACCGTGATCGGGATGGGCATCATCGCCCTGCCCACCACCAAGCTGCACCTCGCGCTCCCCGACGACGGGGCCGGAAAGGTCGGATCGACGAAACGCGACGCCTACGACTTGTTGGCCGGGTCGTTCGGACCAGGCTTCAACGGGCCGCTGATCGTCACCGTCTCGGCGCCGCCGGCGAAGCTCAAGGCCGCCATGACCCAGGTCGCTGCCGACCTCAACGCGCTCCCGGAGAAGCCCCACGCGGCGCCGGCCGCTGTATCGGCCGACGGCACTCTCGGTGTGGTGCAGGTGATTCCGGCGACCGGACCGTCCAACGTAGCGACCCAGAACCTGGTCAACGACCTGCGGTCACGCGCCGCGGGCTGGGAGGCCGCGACCGGCTCGAAGGTCGCCGTCACCGGACAGACGGCCATCCAGATCGACGTCTCGGAGAAGCTGTCCTCCGCACTGCCGATCTACCTGCTGATCGTGGTCGGCCTGGCGCTCATCCTGCTGTTGCTGATCTTCCGGTCGATCGTCGTCCCGATCAAGGCGGCCGTGGGATTCCTGCTGTCCGTGGGTGTCTCGTTCGGCGCTGTCGTGGCGGTCTACCAGTGGGGATGGTTGGGGGCGATCTTCGGGACAGGCACCGCCTCTTCACCGTCGATCATCTCGTTCCTGCCCATCCTGCTGATCGGGGTGCTGTTCGGGTTGGCGATGGACTACCAGGTGTTCATGGTGTCCGGCATGCGGGAGGCGTACGTGCATGGCGCCGACGCCAAGCGTGCGGTGGTGAGCGGTTTCAACGCCGGCTCCCGTGTGGTGACCGCGGCCGCGATCATCATGACGTCGGTGTTCTCCGGCTTCATCCTGGCGCCGGACACCATCATCGCCTCGATCGGCTTCGCGCTCGGTGTCGGCGTCCTGGCTGATGCGTTCCTGGTCAGGATGACGATCGTCCCCGCCGTCATGACGTTGCTCGGCAAGACCGCCTGGTACATCCCGCGTTGGCTCGACAAGGTGCTGCCCAGGGTGGACATCGAGGGCGAGAAACTCCTGGAGAAGCTCCGCGCCGAGGCAGCTGCCGAATCTGCCGAGCCCGCAGCCCTCGCCTCCCGCTGA
- a CDS encoding NAD(P)H-quinone oxidoreductase, producing MLAITQDKPGGPESLGLTEVPDPPHGADEVLIRVTAGAVNRADLLQREGHYPVPAGASPILGMECSGTIVAVGGDVTGWQVGDEVCALLAGGGYAELVAVPSPQVLPIPAGVSLLDAAGLPEVACTVWSNVMMKGGLRSGQTLLVHGGSSGIGTMAIQVGKAAGATVIVTASRDKALESCRALGADVGINYGTDDFVEATLAATDGRGVDVILDVVGAKYLQRNISALALDGSLIVIGMMGGTRAELDLGALMGRRGSVVATALRGRPVTGPGSKGEIVAAVRDHLWPLIAAGTVRPVIDTVYPLGEAGQAHRRMAEGGHVGKIVLKMN from the coding sequence ATGTTGGCCATCACGCAGGACAAGCCCGGCGGTCCCGAATCGCTTGGACTGACCGAGGTTCCGGACCCTCCCCACGGCGCAGACGAGGTGTTGATCAGGGTCACCGCCGGCGCCGTCAACCGGGCCGATCTACTGCAGCGGGAGGGGCACTACCCGGTGCCGGCCGGCGCCTCACCGATCCTGGGCATGGAGTGCTCTGGGACGATCGTGGCCGTCGGGGGCGACGTCACGGGCTGGCAGGTCGGCGACGAGGTGTGCGCGCTGCTGGCCGGCGGCGGATACGCCGAACTCGTCGCCGTGCCGTCCCCGCAGGTACTGCCGATTCCGGCCGGCGTTTCGCTCCTCGATGCCGCCGGGCTGCCCGAGGTGGCCTGCACGGTCTGGTCCAACGTCATGATGAAGGGCGGTCTGCGGTCCGGCCAGACGCTCCTGGTGCACGGCGGGTCCTCGGGCATCGGGACCATGGCGATCCAGGTGGGCAAGGCGGCCGGGGCCACGGTCATCGTCACCGCCTCGCGCGACAAGGCCCTGGAGAGCTGCCGCGCACTGGGCGCCGATGTCGGGATCAACTACGGCACCGACGATTTCGTCGAGGCCACCCTGGCTGCCACCGATGGGCGGGGCGTGGACGTCATCCTGGACGTGGTGGGTGCGAAGTATCTGCAGCGCAACATCTCCGCCCTGGCGTTGGACGGATCGTTGATCGTCATCGGGATGATGGGCGGCACCAGAGCCGAGCTCGATCTCGGCGCACTGATGGGCCGGCGGGGCTCGGTGGTCGCCACCGCGCTGCGTGGCCGCCCCGTCACCGGCCCCGGATCCAAGGGCGAGATCGTCGCCGCGGTGCGGGATCACCTGTGGCCGCTGATCGCGGCCGGCACCGTCCGGCCGGTGATCGATACGGTGTACCCGCTCGGCGAGGCCGGGCAGGCCCATCGCCGGATGGCCGAGGGCGGTCACGTCGGCAAGATCGTGTTGAAGATGAACTGA
- a CDS encoding GNAT family N-acetyltransferase: MTTTSRDALTRLWPLFGLRLATPRLIMRPLCDDDLAELVDLAVLGIHDAATMPFMQPWTDAPREELVENTLRHHWRSRAASVPGAWSVHFAVRSKGALMGTQEISGTDFAVTRTVGTGSWLGLAHQGQGLGTEMRCAVVDFAFDHLKAIRAESAAFEDNPASLAVSAKVGYVPNGDRVVQRRPGEAAVDQRLLVTPATFRKPAWSVQVAGLDACRGSFGL; this comes from the coding sequence ATGACCACGACGTCGCGGGACGCCCTGACCAGGCTCTGGCCGCTGTTCGGACTGCGGCTGGCCACCCCGCGGTTGATCATGCGGCCGCTGTGCGACGACGACCTGGCCGAGCTCGTCGATCTCGCCGTGCTCGGTATCCACGATGCGGCCACGATGCCGTTCATGCAGCCCTGGACCGATGCGCCGCGCGAAGAACTGGTCGAGAACACCCTGCGACATCACTGGCGTTCACGGGCCGCGAGCGTGCCGGGCGCCTGGTCGGTGCATTTCGCGGTGCGCTCGAAGGGTGCCCTGATGGGTACCCAGGAGATCAGCGGCACGGACTTCGCCGTGACCCGGACCGTCGGCACCGGCTCGTGGCTGGGGCTGGCCCATCAGGGTCAGGGCCTCGGCACTGAAATGCGCTGCGCTGTGGTTGATTTCGCGTTCGACCATCTGAAGGCGATCAGGGCCGAGAGTGCAGCGTTCGAGGACAACCCGGCGTCCCTCGCGGTGTCGGCGAAGGTCGGATACGTCCCGAACGGCGACCGCGTCGTGCAGCGGCGGCCCGGTGAGGCCGCGGTGGATCAGCGCCTGCTCGTCACGCCGGCGACGTTCCGCAAACCGGCCTGGTCGGTGCAGGTGGCGGGCCTGGACGCCTGCCGAGGATCATTCGGGCTGTGA
- a CDS encoding ferric reductase-like transmembrane domain-containing protein, whose translation MTPARPAPTSRSKATGSLSTAVVVGIGHALVAAAAIWACYGLLDSVQRIGGGRASTLLLQASGIVALVWAYAGLVLGLVISIRQPARRGGRPRRMGWRPAVVNWHRQLNVAVVALTLLHALVYGIGVPGGSLLVALVPWTAKVDGLGYTLGVLSLYLAVLLGPSYYLRRYIGRRVWLVAHQLAAVSYALGLWHALFLGSDFRLTGIGRTLVAVLQVPLLALIVLRLLRPLRLSDQLSMKRRAGRFEETRHVALRIAVAVGLAVTGLIVLVMTLVAIAKGGSGTFG comes from the coding sequence ATGACGCCCGCCCGTCCGGCCCCGACGAGCCGATCCAAGGCCACCGGGTCCCTGTCCACCGCGGTGGTCGTCGGGATCGGTCACGCGCTGGTGGCCGCGGCGGCCATCTGGGCCTGCTACGGGCTGCTCGACTCGGTGCAACGGATCGGTGGGGGCCGCGCCAGCACCCTGTTGCTGCAGGCCAGCGGCATCGTGGCGTTGGTCTGGGCGTATGCGGGCCTGGTGCTGGGATTGGTGATCAGCATCCGGCAACCCGCTCGCCGCGGAGGCCGGCCCCGACGGATGGGGTGGCGTCCGGCCGTGGTCAACTGGCACCGGCAGCTCAATGTGGCGGTCGTGGCGCTGACCCTGCTGCACGCACTCGTCTACGGCATCGGCGTGCCCGGCGGATCGCTCCTGGTCGCTCTGGTGCCCTGGACCGCGAAGGTGGACGGGCTCGGCTACACGCTGGGCGTGCTCTCGCTCTACCTGGCGGTGCTGCTCGGCCCGAGCTACTACCTCAGGCGGTACATCGGCCGTCGGGTCTGGCTCGTCGCGCACCAGTTGGCCGCGGTCAGCTACGCGCTGGGCCTCTGGCACGCGCTGTTCCTGGGCTCCGACTTCCGGCTGACCGGAATCGGCCGGACTCTCGTCGCGGTCCTGCAGGTCCCGTTGCTGGCGCTGATCGTGCTCAGACTGCTACGGCCACTACGGCTCTCGGATCAGCTGAGCATGAAGCGCCGGGCCGGCCGCTTCGAGGAGACCAGGCACGTGGCCCTGCGGATCGCGGTGGCAGTCGGCCTGGCCGTCACCGGCCTGATCGTCCTGGTGATGACGCTGGTGGCGATCGCGAAGGGCGGGAGCGGGACCTTCGGCTGA
- a CDS encoding TetR/AcrR family transcriptional regulator — MSPTIGLRESKKVGTRAALVRCALELAEERGYDGFTIADLVEMAGVSRRTFSNYFNGKAECLAAVSESWIDAAVKMISDAPAEVPLTDLLRGVLDHVAEQIAGSRLAFMVMVESVPELAAAMNTCDVAHGEKIAAIISARTGIGSDDLRVPLLAEFCLAAGRTCTQRWLARGAAGEKASLARDLDAAFSLIDFAGLLDLRKN; from the coding sequence ATGTCACCAACGATCGGTCTGCGGGAGTCGAAGAAGGTCGGGACCCGCGCCGCCCTCGTCCGGTGCGCGCTGGAGCTGGCCGAGGAACGCGGATACGACGGGTTCACCATCGCCGACCTGGTCGAGATGGCGGGCGTCTCGCGCCGCACGTTCTCGAACTACTTCAACGGCAAGGCCGAATGTCTTGCCGCAGTGAGTGAATCGTGGATCGACGCCGCGGTGAAGATGATCTCCGACGCCCCGGCCGAGGTTCCGCTGACGGATCTGTTGCGCGGTGTCCTCGATCACGTGGCCGAGCAGATCGCCGGTAGCCGGCTCGCCTTCATGGTGATGGTGGAGTCCGTACCGGAACTCGCGGCCGCGATGAACACGTGCGACGTCGCGCACGGCGAGAAGATCGCGGCGATCATCTCCGCCCGGACCGGAATCGGATCCGACGACTTGCGCGTCCCGCTGCTGGCCGAGTTCTGTCTCGCCGCGGGACGCACCTGCACGCAACGTTGGTTGGCCCGCGGCGCTGCGGGTGAAAAAGCAAGTCTGGCCCGTGATCTCGATGCCGCCTTTTCGCTGATCGACTTCGCCGGCCTGCTCGACCTACGCAAGAACTGA